In one Bacillus sp. PK3_68 genomic region, the following are encoded:
- a CDS encoding redoxin domain-containing protein, producing the protein MNKNILSIAIILLALSIVFVNVWEPSPTEENTESTNRDTEESVTATENIPGADLSEVQEGKPAPDFELTTLAGKKVKLSDYQGKKVILNFWATWCPPCKAEMPHMQNFYEENKDKDVEIVAVNLTSVDKGRSEIEGFVKEYGLTFDIPLDEKGTIGTQYQAFTIPTSYVIDSNGVITQKIIGPMDENMMADLTKSIQ; encoded by the coding sequence TTGAATAAAAACATTTTATCTATCGCTATTATTCTACTGGCTCTCTCCATTGTATTCGTTAATGTTTGGGAACCATCCCCAACGGAAGAAAATACGGAAAGTACGAATCGGGATACTGAAGAAAGTGTAACAGCCACTGAAAACATTCCAGGTGCAGATCTTTCTGAGGTACAGGAGGGAAAACCTGCTCCTGACTTTGAATTAACCACTCTAGCAGGCAAAAAAGTAAAACTATCCGACTACCAAGGGAAAAAGGTTATCTTAAATTTTTGGGCAACATGGTGCCCGCCTTGTAAGGCTGAAATGCCTCATATGCAGAATTTTTATGAGGAAAACAAAGATAAAGATGTTGAAATAGTGGCCGTCAATTTGACTAGCGTGGATAAAGGGAGATCAGAAATTGAAGGCTTCGTAAAGGAATATGGTCTGACTTTTGACATTCCCCTTGATGAAAAAGGAACAATCGGTACACAATATCAAGCCTTTACGATTCCTACCAGCTATGTCATTGATTCAAATGGAGTCATCACCCAAAAAATTATCGGACCAATGGATGAGAACATGATGGCCGATTTAACAAAAAGTATTCAATAA
- a CDS encoding response regulator transcription factor, with protein MYTILVIGEEQAKAEDFCILLTDYKISYVREHFAGEKLLHTVRNRCMDLIVLLAVSSAPSWIELCKRIKDCSAVPVVLLTEEYNEAFILQNLSAGADDFIIKSMGEDILLAKIKAHLRRSPRSGNEELEFKGLVVNRELFEVQYDHTLLTLTRKEYALVEYFLSHPNQVITREHLLSHFWNGYHHVDVRTIDSHIRNIRGKLREVGFPVDEYLRTVRGVGYRWKSDKASLMSI; from the coding sequence TTGTACACGATATTAGTGATAGGGGAAGAACAAGCAAAAGCAGAAGACTTTTGTATACTGCTTACCGACTATAAGATATCGTATGTCCGGGAGCATTTTGCTGGTGAAAAGCTGCTGCATACAGTACGTAACCGTTGTATGGATTTAATTGTGTTACTTGCTGTATCGTCTGCACCTTCATGGATCGAATTATGCAAACGGATAAAAGATTGTTCAGCTGTTCCGGTTGTTCTGCTCACAGAGGAGTACAACGAAGCATTCATCTTACAGAACTTGAGTGCGGGAGCAGATGATTTTATAATCAAGTCAATGGGGGAAGACATTCTTTTGGCAAAAATAAAAGCTCATTTACGAAGAAGCCCTCGAAGCGGTAACGAAGAGCTTGAATTCAAAGGACTCGTTGTAAACCGTGAGCTGTTCGAAGTGCAATATGATCATACTCTTTTGACCCTTACACGAAAAGAGTATGCCCTGGTGGAGTATTTTTTGAGTCACCCTAATCAAGTTATAACAAGGGAACACCTGCTTTCACACTTTTGGAATGGATATCACCATGTAGATGTGCGGACGATCGATTCTCATATTCGAAATATAAGAGGAAAGCTTCGGGAGGTTGGATTTCCTGTTGATGAATACCTAAGAACAGTAAGAGGAGTCGGCTATCGCTGGAAAAGCGATAAAGCGAGCCTCATGTCTATCTAA
- a CDS encoding C40 family peptidase, which produces MEKLKRVWIMFMAATVFLTVISVKSLNAEAASIGESIVEYGKKFMGVPYVWGGTSPSGFDCSGFTQYIYKNEASVSLPRTTDQQYKIGTSVAKSDLQPGDLIFYKNTYKKGISHVGVYAGNNMVLNATTSKGVRLVSMDNSYWGPRYAGAKRVLKEEKAPEWFTDVSKSVATYTAIKEMSDKEIITGFGDHTFRPDEKVTRGQAAAIINRVLKLKPKVMSHFTDVSKSYRFAYDIAAIREAGIINGFGDKTFRPNEEMTRNEMAAILGHAFELKVSQTAAANVKYSDIRPGHWAYNGIITMASIDQTGFFEGAKFYGTHNATREAFTVAVYNAMNVQ; this is translated from the coding sequence GTGGAAAAACTAAAGAGGGTATGGATCATGTTTATGGCAGCGACTGTGTTCTTAACAGTTATATCGGTCAAATCTTTAAATGCAGAAGCTGCGTCTATAGGAGAGTCTATTGTAGAGTATGGTAAAAAATTCATGGGAGTTCCTTATGTATGGGGAGGCACTTCGCCAAGCGGTTTTGATTGTTCTGGCTTTACTCAATATATTTATAAAAATGAAGCGAGTGTGTCACTTCCGCGTACAACTGATCAACAATACAAGATTGGCACATCTGTAGCCAAAAGTGATCTTCAGCCAGGCGATCTGATTTTTTATAAAAATACATATAAAAAAGGGATCTCTCACGTTGGTGTGTATGCGGGCAATAACATGGTGCTCAATGCGACGACAAGCAAAGGTGTCAGACTTGTTTCCATGGACAACTCTTATTGGGGACCGAGATACGCAGGAGCAAAACGTGTTCTTAAGGAAGAGAAGGCACCTGAGTGGTTTACAGATGTATCGAAATCAGTCGCCACTTACACAGCTATTAAAGAGATGTCAGACAAAGAAATCATCACGGGCTTTGGAGATCATACGTTCCGGCCTGATGAAAAGGTAACACGTGGACAAGCAGCCGCGATCATAAATCGCGTACTTAAATTAAAGCCTAAAGTGATGAGCCACTTTACAGATGTATCCAAATCTTACCGCTTTGCTTATGATATCGCCGCTATTCGTGAAGCAGGAATTATAAATGGTTTTGGAGATAAGACATTCCGTCCGAATGAGGAGATGACACGTAATGAAATGGCTGCGATTCTTGGGCATGCATTTGAGTTGAAAGTATCGCAAACAGCCGCTGCAAATGTCAAGTATTCTGACATTAGACCCGGTCATTGGGCATATAACGGGATTATCACTATGGCATCGATTGACCAAACAGGCTTTTTCGAAGGCGCCAAATTCTACGGAACTCATAATGCGACACGTGAAGCTTTCACTGTAGCAGTTTATAATGCTATGAATGTACAGTGA
- a CDS encoding AAA family ATPase: protein MYLSELKIWNFRKFGEAKDGNPGLILKFNHGLNLLVGENNSGKTAIIDAIKYTILTQSYENIRIENEDFHLPIDRTDEKERATELRIECIFRNISDLEAKNFLEWLGMEKNHQGRYEYYLKVFLTAKRQGNNVYYDIKAGPDAEGKLLNGETRNLLRATYLKPLRDAEKEMSPKRNSRLAQILESHDAFRDREEEHYIYDVIKEANEKIKKYFNGLDIDDTPLVDQEGKKLLEQVNKYLGEFSGNKGSLSSNFTIAKLKLKSILERLNLDLTESKSGLGSHNLLFIATELLLLKRDSYQGLKLALVEEIEAHLHVQAQIRLIDFLQEEVRNSNLQLIMTTHSTDLASKINLENLIICKDGRAFPMGHNYTELNKGDYLFLERFLDSTKANLFFAQGVILVEGDAENLLLPTIADIIEKPLSRFGVTIVNVGNTAFLRYSRIFKRKEIELGLLKIPVSTITDNDIKPDIYKRKDSDARTKEDLEIEKPIEQRRQERKEKIEGQSVKLYISPEWTLEYDIALGTLQKELLIAVLRAQKIENSDVIGLTSEKIQEVDNRVDEICKEWDEQGHTNEERAFYIYNDLMLEKRISKAITAQCLADLLRQKK from the coding sequence ATGTACTTATCTGAATTAAAGATTTGGAATTTTAGAAAATTTGGTGAAGCCAAGGATGGAAATCCCGGACTGATTTTAAAATTTAACCACGGGTTAAATTTACTAGTTGGTGAAAACAATTCCGGGAAAACTGCAATAATTGATGCAATAAAATATACCATACTTACACAAAGCTATGAAAATATAAGAATTGAAAATGAAGATTTTCATTTGCCTATTGATAGAACAGACGAAAAAGAGAGAGCAACAGAATTACGCATAGAATGCATTTTTAGAAACATTAGTGACTTGGAAGCTAAAAATTTTTTAGAGTGGTTAGGAATGGAGAAAAACCATCAAGGTAGATATGAGTATTATCTTAAGGTATTTTTAACTGCTAAAAGACAAGGTAACAATGTATACTATGATATTAAAGCTGGTCCGGATGCGGAAGGAAAGTTGCTCAATGGGGAAACTAGAAATCTATTGAGAGCTACTTATCTTAAACCACTGCGAGATGCAGAAAAAGAAATGTCCCCTAAGAGGAATTCTAGATTAGCGCAAATATTAGAAAGTCATGATGCATTTAGAGACAGAGAAGAAGAACACTATATATATGATGTAATTAAGGAAGCAAATGAAAAAATAAAAAAATATTTTAATGGATTAGATATTGATGATACACCTTTAGTAGACCAAGAAGGAAAAAAGCTTTTAGAACAAGTTAATAAATACTTAGGAGAGTTTAGTGGTAATAAAGGGAGTCTAAGTTCGAACTTCACCATTGCAAAACTAAAACTAAAAAGTATTCTTGAAAGATTGAATTTAGACTTGACAGAGAGTAAGTCAGGATTAGGTTCTCATAACTTGCTTTTTATTGCAACAGAACTATTGCTGTTGAAGAGAGATTCATATCAAGGTTTAAAGTTGGCGTTAGTAGAAGAAATTGAAGCACATCTACATGTTCAAGCACAAATTAGGCTGATTGATTTTCTTCAAGAAGAAGTGAGAAACTCTAATTTACAATTAATTATGACGACCCATAGTACAGATCTAGCATCAAAGATAAACCTGGAGAACTTAATTATCTGTAAAGATGGTAGAGCTTTTCCTATGGGCCATAATTATACAGAATTGAATAAAGGAGATTATCTATTTTTAGAACGATTTTTAGATTCAACTAAAGCAAATTTATTCTTTGCTCAAGGTGTTATTCTTGTTGAAGGTGACGCTGAGAATTTATTATTGCCTACGATTGCAGATATTATTGAAAAGCCGTTGTCTCGGTTTGGTGTAACTATAGTTAATGTAGGTAATACAGCTTTTTTAAGATATTCTAGAATTTTCAAAAGAAAAGAAATAGAGTTGGGACTACTAAAGATTCCTGTTTCCACAATTACGGATAATGATATTAAGCCGGATATTTATAAAAGGAAGGATTCGGATGCAAGAACTAAGGAAGATTTGGAAATAGAAAAACCCATAGAACAAAGAAGGCAGGAAAGGAAGGAGAAAATTGAAGGCCAAAGTGTAAAATTATATATATCTCCAGAATGGACATTAGAATATGATATCGCATTAGGTACATTGCAAAAAGAATTGTTGATAGCAGTTCTAAGAGCTCAAAAGATTGAAAACAGCGATGTGATTGGTTTAACTTCGGAAAAAATACAAGAGGTTGATAATAGAGTAGATGAGATATGTAAAGAGTGGGATGAACAAGGGCACACAAATGAGGAAAGAGCTTTTTATATTTATAACGACCTAATGTTGGAAAAAAGGATTTCAAAAGCAATAACAGCTCAGTGTCTTGCTGATCTCTTAAGACAAAAAAAATAG
- a CDS encoding UvrD-helicase domain-containing protein, whose amino-acid sequence MLEITNEDILYAEKLLLNTGEVFDDERREIIKSLSSTDIKACPGSGKTTTLLAKLAILSRKLPLKDNSGICVLTHTNVAINEIKHRLGDYGQDLFDYPNNCSTIQSFVNQFLAIPSYIHFYGKRPIRIDDEIYNEVIRKKYYELIPRNLRFGIERQGLDITSIRFDLREPILLKNLYGNKVYKNQQSDSYIALKRLKESIMEDGVLCYDDAYFLAYKYITVHPEIKNIFSKCFSYVFIDEMQDTMTHQKELLDCLFDESVIVQRIGDLNQSIYDQSNVAGSWDIDNESCLQISDSKRFSNAIASIVQNICVSPQELIGNPTIPNIRPCLLVFNSESIGNVLAHFSRIIIKNELHYLDKKVFKAVGWVTEHQEKLGITSYCDSFNKVIKKKIDFDYLKTYLMKESSEDVERSGSDLYRKKILRGILKALREMGEKIDGKYYTELSFLNHLQKNNKKIYEELLLKLAAWCLKIHNDEDIISEVKSFITTDLRRFFNWGNMNILESFFINEIEGLTEAHQIQTNIFTYNESGNEVNVEVSSIHSVKGETHTATLYLETFYHDFDIKRIINYLKGRHTDTKATRTLQNLRMAYVGMTRPTHLLCIAVREETISKHEDELRDAGWDIEYVFIGAGRDVQPV is encoded by the coding sequence GTGTTAGAAATCACGAATGAAGATATTTTATATGCAGAGAAATTATTACTAAATACGGGAGAGGTTTTCGATGATGAACGTAGAGAAATTATTAAATCCCTAAGCTCTACAGATATTAAAGCCTGTCCTGGAAGTGGAAAAACAACGACATTGTTAGCTAAACTCGCCATTTTAAGTCGCAAATTACCTTTGAAAGATAATAGTGGGATTTGTGTTTTAACACATACAAATGTTGCTATTAATGAGATTAAACATAGATTAGGAGATTACGGACAGGATCTATTTGATTATCCCAATAATTGTAGTACCATACAGTCGTTTGTTAATCAATTTTTGGCTATTCCTTCATACATACATTTTTACGGAAAAAGACCAATCAGAATAGATGATGAGATATATAATGAGGTTATTAGAAAAAAGTATTATGAACTTATACCGAGAAATTTGCGATTTGGTATAGAAAGGCAAGGCTTAGATATAACAAGCATTCGATTTGATTTGCGTGAGCCTATTCTACTTAAAAATTTATATGGAAATAAGGTATATAAGAATCAACAGAGTGACAGTTATATAGCACTAAAAAGATTAAAAGAAAGTATAATGGAAGATGGAGTATTGTGTTACGATGATGCCTATTTTTTAGCTTATAAGTATATAACAGTACACCCAGAAATTAAAAATATTTTTTCAAAGTGTTTTTCTTATGTCTTTATTGATGAGATGCAAGATACAATGACTCATCAAAAAGAGCTGCTAGATTGTCTCTTTGATGAGTCCGTTATTGTTCAAAGAATAGGTGATCTTAACCAATCAATATATGATCAATCTAATGTTGCTGGCTCTTGGGATATAGATAACGAATCATGCCTTCAAATATCGGATAGTAAGCGATTTTCAAATGCGATTGCGTCTATTGTTCAGAATATATGTGTCAGTCCTCAGGAATTGATTGGGAATCCTACTATACCAAATATACGTCCTTGTCTTCTTGTATTCAACTCAGAAAGTATTGGAAATGTACTGGCTCATTTTTCAAGAATTATAATTAAAAACGAGTTACATTACTTAGATAAGAAAGTGTTTAAAGCAGTAGGGTGGGTGACTGAGCATCAGGAAAAGTTAGGAATAACAAGCTATTGCGATTCTTTTAATAAAGTAATCAAAAAGAAGATTGACTTTGATTACTTAAAAACTTATTTAATGAAGGAATCATCAGAGGATGTTGAAAGATCTGGTAGCGATTTATATAGAAAAAAGATATTGAGAGGAATTTTGAAGGCGCTGCGTGAAATGGGAGAAAAGATTGATGGGAAGTATTATACGGAGCTTTCGTTTTTAAACCATCTTCAGAAAAATAACAAAAAGATTTATGAGGAATTATTATTAAAGCTGGCAGCGTGGTGTTTGAAAATTCATAATGATGAGGATATAATCTCGGAAGTTAAATCTTTCATTACAACAGATCTACGAAGATTTTTTAATTGGGGGAATATGAATATATTAGAATCTTTTTTTATAAATGAGATAGAAGGATTAACTGAGGCACACCAAATACAAACAAATATTTTCACTTATAATGAAAGTGGGAATGAAGTTAATGTGGAAGTCTCATCTATACATTCTGTTAAAGGAGAAACGCATACAGCAACTCTTTATCTGGAAACCTTTTATCATGATTTTGATATTAAACGTATTATAAATTATTTAAAAGGCAGGCACACTGATACTAAGGCAACTAGAACTTTGCAAAATTTAAGGATGGCATATGTTGGAATGACGAGACCTACCCATTTACTCTGTATAGCAGTTAGAGAGGAAACGATAAGTAAGCACGAAGACGAATTGAGAGATGCAGGATGGGATATTGAGTATGTGTTTATTGGTGCAGGTAGGGATGTTCAACCTGTATAA
- a CDS encoding type IA DNA topoisomerase, with amino-acid sequence MKVIIAEKPSVAKNIADALKIRTKKDGYFEGNGYIITWAFGHLLQLYDAKDYDEKLKKWSMENFPFIPSSFRYKVKSDPRNRDKEDLGAKKQLKIIYSLIKRNDVETIVSACDYDREGQIIGDTIIYNLKSQKKVYRLLLNEWTPEEVLKGLQNIKPNSEMKPLQDAGLSRQWADWLIGINLTSVATLKYQKGRGQALNIGRVLLPTLKIIYDRDKEIENFVPEDYYKLTATFKTKNEAEYEGTYFEEGQEKFKSKEPLELIEQILANQNGTIIDKKVERKKEFPPYLFNLSNLQGYITSKYKGWTSDKVLKVAQSLYEKKLITYPRTASVALEESLVGKAAKVLDVLKKGLPFEEEIKFQKTKRIFNNAKVESHSAIIPTYVVPKSLTKDEEMVYTAIKNRFIIQFMPIAEYEETKITTKANVNEIKGVFISKGKVQTVVGWKKLEKIESKDTLLPAVTINDHVNIMKQNVSSHVTKPPKPHIEKTLLRVMETCGKGSGGEESEEMLVSILSGYSIGTPATRAETIKKLTDIGYITTRNRDLICTELGRKLVETFPVKELFDLEFTGRLEKTLSDIEKQKFTKESFLHVITEFTSKAVEKIKSDQEVVINEVSKEKKQAEVLGKCPLCGHAIIEGQKGFGCSNWKSGCKFVIWKNDKFLASMKKKPTKTMVKTLLKNGVVTVKGLTSKKGNKFDANLRYEKNQNNEYFSWKMEFNK; translated from the coding sequence ATGAAGGTTATTATTGCAGAAAAGCCATCTGTAGCTAAAAATATTGCCGATGCTTTAAAAATAAGAACAAAAAAAGATGGTTATTTTGAGGGCAATGGCTATATCATCACCTGGGCTTTTGGGCATTTATTACAGCTGTACGATGCAAAAGATTATGACGAAAAGTTGAAAAAGTGGAGCATGGAAAACTTTCCTTTTATCCCTTCGAGTTTTCGTTACAAAGTAAAGAGCGATCCGCGTAATAGGGACAAAGAGGACCTTGGAGCAAAGAAACAACTAAAGATTATCTATTCTTTGATTAAACGAAATGACGTGGAGACTATAGTGTCTGCTTGTGACTATGACCGTGAGGGTCAAATTATTGGTGACACCATTATCTATAATCTTAAGTCCCAGAAAAAGGTATACAGATTGTTATTGAACGAGTGGACCCCTGAGGAAGTATTAAAGGGTCTCCAAAATATTAAACCAAACAGTGAAATGAAACCTCTTCAAGATGCCGGCTTGAGCCGCCAGTGGGCAGACTGGCTGATTGGCATCAATTTAACTTCAGTTGCTACATTAAAGTACCAAAAGGGAAGAGGCCAGGCGTTAAATATCGGAAGGGTATTGCTGCCAACTTTAAAGATTATTTATGACCGGGATAAAGAGATCGAGAATTTCGTGCCGGAAGACTACTATAAGTTAACGGCTACGTTTAAAACAAAGAATGAAGCAGAGTATGAGGGGACTTATTTCGAAGAGGGGCAGGAAAAATTTAAAAGTAAGGAACCCCTTGAATTAATTGAACAAATTCTCGCTAATCAGAACGGAACTATTATTGACAAGAAGGTAGAACGAAAAAAGGAGTTCCCTCCTTATTTATTTAATCTTTCCAACTTACAAGGATACATTACGAGCAAATATAAAGGTTGGACATCCGACAAAGTATTGAAAGTAGCCCAGTCCCTCTATGAGAAAAAATTGATTACGTACCCTCGAACAGCGAGTGTTGCTTTAGAAGAAAGCCTTGTCGGCAAAGCAGCTAAAGTGCTGGATGTTTTAAAAAAGGGGCTGCCTTTTGAAGAGGAAATCAAATTCCAGAAAACGAAACGAATATTTAATAATGCTAAAGTGGAGAGTCATAGCGCCATTATCCCCACTTATGTAGTACCTAAATCGTTAACGAAGGACGAAGAGATGGTTTACACGGCCATTAAAAATCGCTTTATCATTCAGTTTATGCCGATAGCGGAATACGAAGAAACGAAAATCACGACTAAAGCGAATGTTAATGAGATAAAAGGTGTGTTTATTTCTAAAGGAAAAGTCCAGACAGTTGTTGGGTGGAAAAAGCTTGAGAAAATCGAATCGAAAGATACACTGTTGCCGGCTGTTACGATCAATGATCACGTAAATATAATGAAGCAAAACGTATCGTCTCATGTGACAAAACCTCCGAAGCCTCATATAGAAAAGACATTACTTAGAGTAATGGAAACCTGCGGGAAAGGAAGCGGGGGAGAAGAGAGTGAAGAAATGCTTGTTTCGATCTTAAGTGGTTATAGTATTGGAACTCCAGCAACGAGGGCTGAAACAATTAAGAAATTAACAGATATTGGATATATAACGACTCGAAATAGGGACTTAATATGTACCGAACTTGGCAGAAAGCTGGTAGAAACGTTCCCGGTGAAGGAATTATTTGATTTGGAATTTACCGGACGGCTAGAAAAAACATTATCAGATATTGAAAAACAAAAATTCACCAAAGAATCTTTCCTGCATGTAATTACTGAATTCACTTCGAAAGCCGTTGAAAAAATAAAAAGTGACCAGGAAGTCGTCATCAATGAGGTATCTAAAGAGAAAAAACAAGCTGAAGTGCTTGGAAAGTGTCCTTTATGTGGGCACGCGATCATTGAAGGACAGAAAGGCTTTGGCTGCAGCAATTGGAAAAGCGGCTGTAAGTTTGTTATTTGGAAAAACGATAAGTTTTTAGCTTCCATGAAGAAGAAGCCGACTAAAACGATGGTAAAAACACTTTTGAAAAACGGAGTGGTGACAGTAAAAGGATTAACAAGCAAAAAAGGCAATAAATTTGATGCAAATTTGCGTTACGAAAAAAATCAGAACAATGAATACTTTAGTTGGAAAATGGAGTTCAATAAATAA
- a CDS encoding PAS domain-containing protein: MLKNGFTYELVNHFDLFIHIFNSMSDLVFLVQVNQGKDFRYLFANAVANRLIGLDETAYGHALDEFLPPETLALVTEKYKEAIKKKVPITYEEELNWPFNNNRKSQSINKDRKGYFESTVTPLFDDQGKCTHLLAIVRDITEQKEKEQELKRVSERMELIWNHTADVIYTFNASTSFVSVNPAFEHLFGWKSEELLNDPTISIVPKHDRVELEQIIEALKNGQIVLSHEVRRIAKNGQIIHVLASYSPIYDHDGNWDGGVAVYKDVTEQMKIFKN; the protein is encoded by the coding sequence ATGCTCAAAAATGGGTTCACATACGAGCTAGTAAACCACTTTGATTTATTTATTCATATTTTTAATAGCATGTCAGATTTAGTGTTTTTAGTTCAAGTCAATCAAGGTAAGGATTTTCGATACTTATTTGCAAATGCTGTAGCGAACCGGTTAATTGGTCTAGATGAGACAGCTTACGGACACGCATTAGATGAATTTTTGCCGCCCGAGACCTTGGCATTAGTTACTGAGAAGTATAAGGAAGCTATTAAGAAAAAAGTTCCAATTACTTATGAAGAAGAGCTTAATTGGCCTTTTAATAATAATCGGAAAAGTCAATCAATTAATAAAGATAGAAAAGGATATTTTGAATCAACGGTTACCCCTCTATTTGATGATCAGGGAAAGTGTACACATCTATTGGCGATTGTTCGCGATATAACAGAGCAAAAAGAGAAAGAACAAGAATTAAAGCGTGTAAGTGAACGCATGGAATTGATTTGGAATCATACGGCTGATGTTATCTATACATTTAATGCATCTACGAGCTTTGTTAGTGTAAATCCGGCATTTGAGCATTTATTTGGCTGGAAGAGTGAGGAACTATTGAATGACCCAACAATCAGCATTGTTCCGAAGCATGATAGAGTGGAATTAGAGCAGATCATTGAAGCATTAAAGAATGGACAAATTGTCCTCTCCCATGAAGTGCGGCGTATAGCAAAGAATGGACAGATCATTCATGTGTTAGCTTCCTATTCACCTATTTATGATCATGATGGAAATTGGGATGGAGGAGTGGCTGTTTATAAGGATGTTACGGAACAGATGAAGATATTCAAAAATTAG
- a CDS encoding diguanylate cyclase, with translation MQKLEDSKERYRIITEYSSDLVKVTDAKGTVIYTSPSHLTILGIEPVDTLNKSILELMYPEDTQLFDHTIRKIVCSQEPQSIEFRRMNAKGDLIWLHTIGTPIINDKKEVEHIIFVAREITERKKYEEKLKQLALYDFLTGKPNRAQFYNRLKKEVKRAKETQSMFSVMMLDLDHFKLINDTMGHDIGDRLLKGFAERVGNCLDGKDMLARLGGDEFIVLSPDLWGKEEAIDKAERIIESLQKDWEFDEYRFKTTSSIGIAFFPPYRLTYEMLLKQADLALYQAKEKGRNKFQIFQDNMIDH, from the coding sequence ATTCAAAAATTAGAAGACAGCAAAGAGAGATATCGTATCATTACAGAATATTCATCTGATTTAGTTAAAGTCACTGATGCGAAAGGAACAGTAATTTACACCTCGCCTTCTCATTTAACCATTCTTGGGATAGAGCCAGTTGATACTTTAAACAAATCTATTTTAGAGCTTATGTATCCAGAAGACACCCAACTATTTGATCATACTATAAGAAAAATTGTTTGCAGTCAGGAACCTCAATCAATAGAGTTTAGAAGAATGAATGCAAAAGGTGATCTTATTTGGCTTCATACAATCGGTACACCGATTATCAACGATAAAAAAGAAGTTGAACACATTATATTTGTAGCCAGAGAAATTACGGAGAGAAAGAAGTATGAGGAAAAACTAAAACAGCTGGCCCTATATGACTTTTTGACAGGAAAGCCAAATCGAGCACAATTCTATAATAGATTAAAAAAAGAAGTAAAACGGGCGAAAGAGACACAGTCTATGTTTTCTGTCATGATGCTTGATTTGGATCACTTTAAACTGATCAATGATACAATGGGGCACGACATTGGAGATCGGCTGCTCAAAGGGTTTGCTGAACGTGTGGGAAATTGCTTGGATGGGAAAGATATGCTTGCTAGACTCGGAGGCGATGAATTTATTGTTCTATCGCCAGATTTATGGGGAAAAGAAGAAGCGATTGACAAGGCTGAGCGGATTATAGAGTCTCTACAAAAGGACTGGGAATTCGATGAATATCGTTTTAAGACCACATCGAGTATAGGAATCGCTTTTTTTCCTCCATATAGATTAACTTATGAAATGCTACTTAAGCAGGCTGATTTAGCACTATATCAGGCAAAAGAAAAGGGAAGAAATAAATTTCAAATCTTTCAGGATAATATGATAGATCATTGA